The genomic stretch GGAGTTAAACCATTCTGAGTTACACGTGCAAGCACACCAATCTATGGCAACCAGGAAAGAAAGCTTGTCAGAACTTTGTATTATAAAACCCTGGTGTTTCTGATCCATTAACGGCTTCCAAAACCAGATTTCTGGCTTACCGAGACCATGGCTCCATCCCACATCAAAACATTCCTGCCGTGAAAAGGAACAACAAACACCACCCCTACAGCAAGGCGTGTTCAAGAGCACAAAAGTCATCAGCATTCTCACTTGTTTGTAGTTGTGAACCATGGACAAAAACTCCTCCAAGCAAAGCAGAACCAGGACATTTGGTTCTTCTGTCCATTCATCTCCATCTTCCACCTGTCCAGAAAACAAACAGCCAGACCACCAGTCTGTTTATAATTCACTCACTCAAACTCCCACTCAGACCTCTGAGGCAGGGGAAACATTAGAGGGTGTTTACTTGTGTTGCTGAACAGAATTACTAATGAGagcaaagaacaggaagaaaagggcaAGAACATAGAGATTTTGTTTGCACACCTGACACGACACAGTCTTTCGCCTCCAGGTGATGCTGCAGGGAACAGCCTGACTCTCAACCACACAGGAATAATTCGCAGCCTGCAAAGCACTAAGGATCTGTCTACCACCTTCTACCTGTAAGAGAACTGAAACCAGTGCAAGGGTCAGGCCTCCACAGCAAAAGCTGACAGTCAATATAAGGCTGACACAGGCTGTGAAGACAAGTACCTGGATCTAGCACCACTGTTATGTATTTCTGGCACTCCCCTGGTCGCTGAGCCTTCAGCATCTTGGCAAGGgccctcttcctctctttttcttgctcctgctccctcctccgtGCTTCTcgttccttcctcctctgccatgCAGCCTGGGAGATTGCCTCCCTTTCCTTCTGAGTATATTTTGACTTCTTGGGAGGGGGGGATGTTTCTGGGCTTGCTCCGCTTGCCAGGGGCGCACTAGGCTGGTCTACAGACTCAGACTGAGAGGCGGGCAGTGGGCACAAGGAGGGCCTCTCAGCACCATGTGTGCCTTTTTGGCTGCCACAAGACAGATCTCCAGACAACACCTGAAGCCCTCCACTACCAGGTGCCAACAGGCCACCGCTTGCCCAAAGGCCAGCTCCCCCTGCTGCATCCCCACCGCCCGGGTGGGGGGGCTCCAAAGCCCTTCTCTTGATCCTCTCGGGGAGAGGGGCGACCTCCatcaccacctcctcctcctcttcctcctcttcttcttcatcctcctcctcctcctcatccccactgCTCACCACCACAACCACCCCTGTCGCCCTCTGCCGCTCGGCGGCGGGAGACGGGGACCGCTGATGGCCCAACCCGCCGGGCAGTAGCGAGGGCTGCATCAGGGAAGCTAAGGTCGGCAGCTCCTCCTCATCGCTCCCCTCAGATCTCAGCCCGCTCTCCGCCATCGCGCTTCCCTCTGAGGTAAAGCCTGAAGGAAGGGGGCGGGACCGGCGCTCGCTGAGGCGATTGGTCGGAGGGCgcgcgcgggcggcggcggttgGTCCGAACGAACGCGCCCGCGCGCGTTCGGACCAATCGCCGCCGCCCGCGCGCGCAGCGCCCCCGCCCTCCCACCGGAAGAGGCGCTAGAGAAAATGGCGGCGCTGCGGCGGCTGTGTGAGTGGGGGGGTTACAACCGCCTCTGGCTTCACGCCTCCGCGGGGTGTGGGGAAGGTCTGGCTGGAGAATTTAGGTGCCCCAGGGGAGATCAGTGCCGGTAGCTCGGTGGTCGAGGCCTTCGCTTTTACCTCAGGCGGTGCTGCGGTGAAATGGGAGGGTTTCAGGCCCTACCGCATCGTGAGGGAAGGGGCCTCAGGTGGTTTATAATTCACCTTGCTGCGAGTAGGGTCAGCTCCTAGGTAGGGCCGAGGTGCTGAGGGCTTCGTCTTTCCTGGACTCGAAAAACCCCCGGGGATGGGGAGTGCGCACCTCTATGTGCTGCTGCTTGACTGCCCTCAAGGTGAAAAAATCATCTGTGGAAAAAACAGTATTCATGTGTGCTAGGTAGAGACCAAACAGCAAGGGGTGCCGCTCTCTTCTTGCGTGGTGCCATAGTCAGGGGGCTTTGAAAATCCCTTTTTTAAATCTAGAAGCGTTACAGGGGGAAATATCCTCTGGTGGGATGTCAGAATAGTGAAGTTTTTCCACTGATTGCCGTTGTGATTTCAATCAAGTTACAAACTCTTGGTCTTCTCTAGATAAGCACTTTTCCCTGCGTGTCTGATGCTTTGaggttcattttttttgttagcaaGCTTCTTTCACACAACACCAAACGTAACCCTGGAATCACCCTGTtgaagtttttgggttttttataaaaGTTAATTGGACTATAACTTCAAAGAATTTGTGTATGTGAAACTGTAACTCT from Chroicocephalus ridibundus chromosome 14, bChrRid1.1, whole genome shotgun sequence encodes the following:
- the EME1 gene encoding crossover junction endonuclease EME1 — encoded protein: MAESGLRSEGSDEEELPTLASLMQPSLLPGGLGHQRSPSPAAERQRATGVVVVVSSGDEEEEEDEEEEEEEEEEVVMEVAPLPERIKRRALEPPHPGGGDAAGGAGLWASGGLLAPGSGGLQVLSGDLSCGSQKGTHGAERPSLCPLPASQSESVDQPSAPLASGASPETSPPPKKSKYTQKEREAISQAAWQRRKEREARRREQEQEKERKRALAKMLKAQRPGECQKYITVVLDPVLLQVEGGRQILSALQAANYSCVVESQAVPCSITWRRKTVSCQVEDGDEWTEEPNVLVLLCLEEFLSMVHNYKQEAKGCTAGQKETLQGYVDHVMEKMPGKILAMTVVEVENYFRSRTVQSKKRPQQAAASGNQEEEQGKQRKKKVKDSDLEITRMDVEEALVDLQICKQVQVSFFESWEELGEFATMFTKAVAEAPFKREREKTGFSFYLEKGWCGGVKVDPSGKGLLEVWKRQIQQFNRVSREMAEAIVSAYPSPQLLNQAYSRCSTEQERENMLADIPVHRGDGVTATSRRIGPELSRRIYLQMTSHDPDLYLDFAG